The DNA window GGCCTGACGGACCTCGGCGTCGTCGGACGGCATTTCGTCTTCGGTCGCCATGGGGACGGCGGAGGGATGCGGCGTCGGCGCGGCGGGTTCGAATCCGCCGCCGAACATCTCGTCCTCGCTCTCGCCGGCCCAACCCGATGGCTTTTCGGCGAGCGCCTTTTTGTCGGTATCCGATTCGGCGATCGCCACGGTCTTGCGGCGCACCTCGGCGACGTCCTCCGCCGCCGTGAAGCGGGTCTGCGGGTCGTCGCGCGAGTCGATGATCGTCTCGACCATGCCGCTGATGATGAGCGTGAAGAGCACCTGGAGGGTGCGTTCGCGGGACACCGGCGACGCCGAGACGATCTCGTCGAAGGTCTTGGTGCCGTCGACCATCTCGTGGATTTTGGCCTCGCCGGGCGTGAGCTTGATGTCCTGGAAGCGATAGCGACGGTCGGCGCCCAGTTGCAGGAAGTGCTCCCAATACCCCGCGAGCTGCTTTTCCAACCGCTCGAAGGTGTAGTGGGCTCGCACGCCCTCCTGGATGATGTTTGCGACCGACATGTCGACGTTTTGCACATCGCCGGCGACAGCCGCATCCGCCGTGAAGCGGTACGTGCCCGCACTCCACGAAAAAATCTCGAAGAGCTTTTCGCGGATCTGGAGTTTCAGGTAGTTGACGACCTGCTGCGGCGTCAGGATGCCCATCTCGATGAGCACCGTCCCCTGAAGGCGACCGGATTCCTTCATGCGCGTGACGGATTCGTCCCGCTGCTCCGCGGTCAGAATGCCGTTGCGTACGAGGAAGTTGCCGAAGTATTCCTCCTCGACGTTGGTGGATACGACAACGGGATACCCGTCCAGGACGTCGATCGTCTTTTCTTTCGGTCCGTACTTGACCTCGAGATGCCCTGACTTGCCCATGACGTACAGGTCGTGCAGCAACTCGGGGAAGGAGACGGTGGAAAAATCGCCCTCGAGCAGGACGCTGGGGTCGCGCGGAGAGATGTCGGACGACGGCGGCGTTTCGCCGGTGGCGCGATCTTCCTCGTCCGGGTCGGGCGTGGGCTCGGGCGCGGCGTCGGACGCAGGTTCGCCGCCTTCTTCCGGCGACTCGGGCGGAAATTCGTCGGGACCGCCGTCCGCGAGCTTCGCGCCGTTTTCGGTCATCATCAGCTCGGCGTTTTCCGGAACGCCCAGCAACGTGGTCACCATGGTCAGCAAACGCGAAAGCTGAAACGGCTTTTCGAGGAACTGATCGGCCTTGAACTTCTCGCGCGCGTCCCGCTGCATCTTCGGCGTCTTGTAGACGGCGCTCATCAGGACGACGGGGGTCTTGCGCCCCTCGGGCGTGTTCTTGATGTTCTTGCAGACGTCCCATCCGTTGACCTTGGGCAACAGCACGTCGAGCAGCACGAGATCGGGGGTCGACGCCTTGAACTGCGCAAGACCCTCCTCGCCGTTTCGCGCCACGTAGACCTCGAATCCCATCGCCGACAATGAGGCGTGGAGGATCTGGTCGATATTTTTGTCGTCATCCACGACCAGGATGCGCTTGGCCATTCGACCTCCGGATCACACCGCGCGCGGGCGGACCCTGCCGGCCCGTCGGGTGAGAACTCTTCCGAGAACACGAGTCATGGAACTGGTGATTATAGGTGTGCCGCGCGAGGCGTGGCAAGACAGGTTCGGCGCTTGATGCCGGTTCCTGGGCCGGGCGTTCACGGCGATTCCGCGTTTTGCTGAAGTTTCTCGCGAGCCTCGCGGGCGGCCTGGGCACGGCGTTCCTCTTCGACGCGCCGGGCGTCGTAGGCATCCTTG is part of the Deltaproteobacteria bacterium genome and encodes:
- a CDS encoding response regulator is translated as MAKRILVVDDDKNIDQILHASLSAMGFEVYVARNGEEGLAQFKASTPDLVLLDVLLPKVNGWDVCKNIKNTPEGRKTPVVLMSAVYKTPKMQRDAREKFKADQFLEKPFQLSRLLTMVTTLLGVPENAELMMTENGAKLADGGPDEFPPESPEEGGEPASDAAPEPTPDPDEEDRATGETPPSSDISPRDPSVLLEGDFSTVSFPELLHDLYVMGKSGHLEVKYGPKEKTIDVLDGYPVVVSTNVEEEYFGNFLVRNGILTAEQRDESVTRMKESGRLQGTVLIEMGILTPQQVVNYLKLQIREKLFEIFSWSAGTYRFTADAAVAGDVQNVDMSVANIIQEGVRAHYTFERLEKQLAGYWEHFLQLGADRRYRFQDIKLTPGEAKIHEMVDGTKTFDEIVSASPVSRERTLQVLFTLIISGMVETIIDSRDDPQTRFTAAEDVAEVRRKTVAIAESDTDKKALAEKPSGWAGESEDEMFGGGFEPAAPTPHPSAVPMATEDEMPSDDAEVRQAVLGMYKRLADENLFHLLGVGTNPTEQEVRIAYHRLAKDFHPDRFFGRASREVKMKVEEIFAAVNDAYDRLNTQDKINQYQKYLEGAELDDESANRIEGVKKVIIAEQRYQNGLTFLKEKRFTRAAHALRQALDIAPNEAEYIAYYGWSLYNIANEKDPDQEELALRPKESIADMQFEARESLTRALEINPRTEKAYLFLGAIYKDQGFVEFAEKQYEKALMCNPNSIEALRELRLIKLRESQANRKKKGLFDRFLKR